The DNA window GCACGTATCCGGTTCAGTTGATCACACTGGAGAGGCCGAATGGACGGTGAAGTCAGCAGAGCACCTTAATGTAAGTTTACCGGTTATTGAAAAATCTCTTGCGTTTCGGGTTGCTTCGAAGAAACACCCGAGCTATGTAGGAAAAATTTTATCAGCTCTTCGAAATCAGTTCGGTGGGCATAGTGTTGACTCGCCAGACAGTAATAATAAAATAATATGATTGATCACCCACAAATAAAGGAATTGGAATATAACGAGATTACCGACGGTATTTTTATTGGCACTAATCAATGCTGTCAGACACATTTTGATGAGAAATTAAAGAAAGAAGGAATTACCGCAGATATCTCTTTGGAAGAGAATAGGGTGGATGCTCCATTTGGCGTTGATTTTTATGTTTGGATACCGGTACAAAATCATACTGCACCCAAAAGTGATCAGCTTGAATTTGGAGTTTCTGTGCTTGAAAAATTGGTATCTATGGGTAAAAAGATTTATGTACATTGCAAGAACGGCCACGGCCGAGCACCCACGCTTGTTGCCGCATATTTAATTAAGAAAGGCAAAAATCCAACAGATGCCGAAGATTTTATTAAATCAAAACGCCCCACGATTCATTTAGAAGATGTCCAGCGGGAAGCTTTGAATAATTTTTTAAGAAGATAATATGATTGAACTAAGTTTAGGATTTGCTATTGCATCATTTTTTGCGGGATTACTTACATTCCTTGCCCCTTGCACATTACCGCTTGTTCCCGCGTACTTGGGATTTATTAGTGGTGTTGATCAAGAGGCACTCAAAGATCCCAAAACTGCCAGAGTTGCAAGGCGTAAGATTTTCTTAAACGGCCTTGCTTTTATCTTTGGTTTTTCAATTATATTCATCCTCTTTGGTGTTCTTGCCGGATTTGCCGGAACAGCACTTGCGCCATACCGTGTATGGCTTGCGCGCGCCGGCGGCGTGTTCGTCATTATCTTCGGACTGTTTATGCTCGGTTTTTTCAAACTGCCGTTTCTTCAGACTGATAAAAGAATTTCTATTCCGAAGTGGCTCACACTCGGTAAGCCGTCTAGCTCATTCTTTATTGGCGGTACCTTTGCGCTTGGCTGGACACCTTGCGTCGGTCCTATTCTCGGTTCAATTCTCTTGCTTGCAGGGACATCGGGTACAGCTCTTCAGGGCGGCTTAATGCTCACCATGTTCTCAATTGGACTGGCAATTCCATTTCTGATTATCGCATTTACGTTCTCTAAAGCGACTCACTATATAGAAAGTATTTCAAAATATCTTAAGTGGATGTCAATTATTGGTGGGGTGTTCCTTATTCTGATCGGTTTTCTTTTGGCAACCGATAACTTTGGACTTACCATACAATATGGGTATAAACTTTTTGACTTTATAAACTACGAAGGATTGTTAGAATACTTATAATCATGGTTGCACCCAAGATCAGAGTGTTTTTAAAAAATTGTATTTTTTCTGTATAAATAAAATAAAAAAATAAACATGAGTGAAAAATATATTGGAGAAAATAAAATCTATACATCAACTCACACACCCAAAGAATTAAAGCATGAAACCCCTTTGTTTTTAGTTCACGGTTCTTGGGGCGGGTCATTTATGTGGAAGGTGTATATAGAGTATTTTGTAAATCAAGGTAGGAAGGTTGTAACTATTGATCTTCGCGGACATGGCAAGAGTGGAGGCACGGTTGAGGGCGCGACAATGGATGATTACGTGGTAGATATGCATCAGGTTATAAAAAACACAGAGCTACAAAACCCTATTTTAGTAGGCCACAGCATGGCGGGGTTATTGGTACTTATGTATGGTGCAAAGAATAATTCAAGCGCGATAGTTTCTATAGACCCAAGCCAATCTATAGAGGTTCAAAAAGAAAGTATGGATAAAGAATATAAAAGCGCATACACACCAATGGATGCGGGCATGCCAGGGGATCCCCAAAAGGTTATGCAAGCATTTCCTGATATCTCAAAAGAAATGCTTCTCAAAATGAAAGACATGCTTGGAGTGGAATCAGGAGTTGCCAGAAGCCAGAGAAAAAAGGGAGTATCTGTACCCAAAGAATTACTGGATGTCCCTATTCTTTTTGTGGCCGGAGAACTCGGAGACAGTGTGCCTTTTGGAATCGGTATAGAGAAAACAAGAGAAATGGCAAAATATTACGAAAGTGACTTGGTAGAGATTGGTGAAGCAACACACCCCGGCATATTAATGGGTGAACACGCTAAAGAAGCTGCCAAAAAAATAAACGATTGGTTAAACCAAGAAAATTTATAATATCACCAAAGGTCGATAGAGCAAGCTTGGAAATATAATTTAATAATAACTTAATAGATATATGGATTATTTAACTATTCTTACATGGGCAGGACGGATATTGTTCGGTGGGTTTTTTGTGATGATGGGAATGATGCATTTTATGAAAGCATCCATGATGGCGGATATGGCTTCAGCTAAAAATGTTCCGTTTCCAAAATTCAATGTTCTGGCGTCTGGTATATTGCTTTTAGCAGGCGGACTTTCTGTTGTTTTTAGTCAATTTATTGTTTGGGGACTTTCAGCACTTGTAGTTTTTCTGGTACCAACAGCATTTGTCATGCATAATTTTTGGGCTGAAAATTCTGAAATGAAAATGATGCAAATGAGTAACTTCATGCGCAACATGGCTTTAGCGGGTGCCGCGTTTCTTCTGCTTTCATTTTATCTCTAGAAAAATAGGACAGCTCAACCATGAAACAATAAAACCAACGATTATACCTATATGGAAAATGCCAACTTAACCTGTCCCCATTGCGGACACAAACAGGAAACAAAAATACCAGAGCAAGGTTGTCTTGCGTTTTATAAGTGCGAAAAGTGCGAAGAGGTCATATCAGTTCCTCAAAAAAGTGATAACTGTTGCGTAATTTGCGAGTACTCTGATAAAAAATGCCCAATGCCTCATTCGCAAAAAAAAGAATGACTCAGACGTGTGAGTCATTCGTTGGGGGTGTTCCATCTCCATCAACAATATTAATTACGTAATACAATAAGGGAGTCCAGACCCGTTTTTAGCAATAATTTAAGCCAAATTTTTTTCTGTATAAATAAAATAAGCCCGCGCTAAGCGCGGGCTTATTTTATTTATTTCTTCTTAGCTGGCTTCTTTGCCGGCTTTTTCTTTGCTGCCATTATTGCTGTGCCAAACCTTTTGGCTTTTGGTCTAAGGTCTGACAATGTTTTAGCACACACTCCTCGCAAGGGAAATGTTTTTCGACATTTGTTTTTATTACATCAAAAAACCAATCATCCATAGCGCGAATAAACTGCAGATGTAAGTTATGCTATTAATTTTATATAATACACACAAAAAAGCAATATAGAAATAAATATACGCAAATTCCAAATCGCTTTCAGTGTGGTATAGTATGAAGTAAGGACACAGGTTTACGCTAAAAGTTTTTTGCAGCAAATTAACAGTAATATAATTTAATACATTATGAAAAAAATTACTAAAAAGGAATACAAGAAATTTGTAGTACCAAAATTATATCAGGAACGTTTTACAAAGGAACAGCGGCAATCTGTTGATTCCGCGTTTTTCTCCGACCTTCAGGATAAAGAGCACGGTGAAGTGGGGAATTTTTTAAGTCCTACGGTTCCGGGAATAAGCGAGGACGAGTTAACAAAAAGACTTGAGGAACTAAGAGATCCGGATTCACATATTTCCAAAGGATTAAAATATCCTTTATATAAATACCCCGAAAAGCTGGATAAATTGGAAGAAATTATGAGAGAAGCGCTTGAAGAGAACAAAGAAGGTTGGTTTTAATCTTTGCTATAATAAAAACTTGCAATATTTAAATAGGCGGTTGCCCCGTACCGTAAACGGGGCTTTTTTATTTATATGTATAATGCCATCTGGCGAGGTCGGACCTTGCCACAACCATAACACAACCTTAATTTCACCCCGCACGGAGTATGTTTTGTTATGGAGTGTTGAAATTCAGATTAGAATTCAAGGGGTTAATATTGCAATTTTATGAAATTTCCGGTATTTTACAGGAAGCACATTAAAGGAGGTTCAAACATGGCTGACTATTCACCCCCGGCACCTTCGGAAGAAGAGGTTGCTGAAAAAGAAAAAATTGAGGCTATAAAGCGCGCAAAGAAGATAGACGCGATGCGCGAGATGGGTTTTTCTATAGAACAGGCAAAAGGCTTGCTTGAAATGGGAGTTGAGCCCAAAGTAAGTGTTAAGACCGAATACAGAGAGAGAATACCCGGAAATGAACATTCAAAAATGATTTTTCTTCATCCTGATGAAGAAGGATGGGTTGTCCATAAGTACGAATGATCTCTTAAAACCCCGCAAAAGTGGGGTTTTTGTTTGGTATAATAAAGACATGTTATATCAATCTTTAATTATTTTTATAGGAGTAGTTGTGGGCTTCGTTGTAGCCACGGTTATATATGGCGGTTTTAAATACAGGAACATTACAGATGAGGAGGGCAACAAACCCGGTTTTTTACGTCGCGGCATAGTTGGCAGGCGTCAGGAAAAGAAAAAGCACAATGTGCAGAAGCTGAAGGAATATATAAATGATAAAAAAGAGGTAACAAACA is part of the Candidatus Spechtbacterales bacterium genome and encodes:
- a CDS encoding dual specificity protein phosphatase family protein, with product MIDHPQIKELEYNEITDGIFIGTNQCCQTHFDEKLKKEGITADISLEENRVDAPFGVDFYVWIPVQNHTAPKSDQLEFGVSVLEKLVSMGKKIYVHCKNGHGRAPTLVAAYLIKKGKNPTDAEDFIKSKRPTIHLEDVQREALNNFLRR
- a CDS encoding cytochrome c biogenesis protein CcdA, coding for MIELSLGFAIASFFAGLLTFLAPCTLPLVPAYLGFISGVDQEALKDPKTARVARRKIFLNGLAFIFGFSIIFILFGVLAGFAGTALAPYRVWLARAGGVFVIIFGLFMLGFFKLPFLQTDKRISIPKWLTLGKPSSSFFIGGTFALGWTPCVGPILGSILLLAGTSGTALQGGLMLTMFSIGLAIPFLIIAFTFSKATHYIESISKYLKWMSIIGGVFLILIGFLLATDNFGLTIQYGYKLFDFINYEGLLEYL
- a CDS encoding DoxX family protein; translated protein: MDYLTILTWAGRILFGGFFVMMGMMHFMKASMMADMASAKNVPFPKFNVLASGILLLAGGLSVVFSQFIVWGLSALVVFLVPTAFVMHNFWAENSEMKMMQMSNFMRNMALAGAAFLLLSFYL
- a CDS encoding alpha/beta hydrolase, which produces MSEKYIGENKIYTSTHTPKELKHETPLFLVHGSWGGSFMWKVYIEYFVNQGRKVVTIDLRGHGKSGGTVEGATMDDYVVDMHQVIKNTELQNPILVGHSMAGLLVLMYGAKNNSSAIVSIDPSQSIEVQKESMDKEYKSAYTPMDAGMPGDPQKVMQAFPDISKEMLLKMKDMLGVESGVARSQRKKGVSVPKELLDVPILFVAGELGDSVPFGIGIEKTREMAKYYESDLVEIGEATHPGILMGEHAKEAAKKINDWLNQENL
- a CDS encoding DeoR family transcriptional regulator; this encodes MLYQSLIIFIGVVVGFVVATVIYGGFKYRNITDEEGNKPGFLRRGIVGRRQEKKKHNVQKLKEYINDKKEVTNNEVEKLLNVSDSTATRYLNELKDEGVIEQVGDTGRGTYYRKINGSLQ